One region of Mangifera indica cultivar Alphonso chromosome 3, CATAS_Mindica_2.1, whole genome shotgun sequence genomic DNA includes:
- the LOC123211294 gene encoding E3 ubiquitin-protein ligase AIRP2-like — protein MTLGARSSYNYDDSFKFLEADIQYANALAASIPRGKGGSCLQMKLVNNHFASIFLFLLQWIDCSCTCLLSSYLNLFHIVVYKVCPDERPNISSIGRKASIREFYSVILPFLQHLCSDSSKLDITQEEGHGPEMVSRKTLEDKRELSDMNSEREDECGICLDPCTKVVLPSCCHEMCSNCYHDWNTRSESCPFCRGSLKRVDSGDLWVLTCNNDVIDTQTVFKEDLLRFYLYINNLPKDMPDALFFMDYEYLI, from the exons ATGACTCTTGGTGCTAGGTCCTCTTATAACTATGATGACTCCTTTAAGTTTCTTGAGGCTGACATTCAATATGCCAATGCGTT GGCAGCTTCCATTCCAAGAGGTAAGGGCGGTTCTTGTCTTCAGATGAAACTGGTGAATAATCACTTTGCATCTATTTTCTTGTTTCTGCTCCAATGGATAGACTGCTCATGTACATGCTTACTCTCAAGTTACTTGAACCTTTTCCACATTGTTGTTTATAAG GTATGCCCAGATGAGAGGCCAAATATCTCTTCGATAGGAAGAAAAGCTTCCATTAGAGAATTTTACA GTGTTATATTACCATTTCTTCAGCATTTGTGTAGTGATTCATCTAAGCTGGATATAACTCAAGAAGAAGGCCATGGTCCTGAGATGGTTTCCAGGAAGACATTGGAAGATAAAAGGGAACTTTCAGATATGAACTCGGAGAGAGAAGATGAATGTGGAATCTGCTTAGATCCCTGCACCAAAGTGGTTTTGCCAAGCTGCTGTCATGAGATGTGTAGCAACTGTTATCATGACTG GAACACAAGATCGGAATCTTGCCCATTTTGCAGGGGAAGTCTTAAGAGAGTGGATTCCGGGGATTTATGGGTTCTCACATGCAATAATGATGTGATCGATACTCAAACTGTTTTTAAGGAGGATCTCCTGCGCTTCTATCTCTATATTAATAACCTTCCAAAGGATATGCCAGATGCTCTCTTTTTCATGGATTATGAGTATTTAATCTGA